A DNA window from Dehalococcoidia bacterium contains the following coding sequences:
- a CDS encoding methylmalonyl-CoA mutase family protein: MPSENKQEWQESTLDPVLKRFGERQDSFETASGITEDALYTPEDRDGADYADQLGYPGEYPYTRGVQPTMYRGRLWTMRQYAGLASPEESNRRYHYLIEHGQTGLSVAFDLPTQTGYDSDHPMAQGEIGRTGVPISSLADMETLFDGIPLDRVSTSMTINATAPILLALYIAVAKAQGIDPAGLNGTIQNDILKEYIARGTYIYPPKPSMRLVTDTFEYCSEHVPRWNTISISGYHMAEAGATAAQELAFTFSNAIAYVQAAVDAGLDVDRFAPRLSFFFVAQSHLFEEIAKFRAARRMWAKIMRERFGAENPRSWTCRFHTQTAGVTLTAQQPDNNTIRTTIQALAAILGGTQSLHVNSKDEALALPTEESVQLSLRTQQILAYEMGVANTVDPLAGSYYVERLTDEVEEKAFEYIQHIDDLGGALSALDNGYQIQEIHESAFRHQKMVEAEERVVVGVNRFQAPTPPIERLQTIGSLETQNQLDRLAQIRRDRDDSVVSAALARIEDVARGSENVMPAIIEAVEAYATLGEISDVFRTVFGEQHEFAPF; the protein is encoded by the coding sequence ATGCCCAGCGAAAACAAGCAGGAGTGGCAAGAGTCCACCCTAGACCCGGTACTGAAACGCTTTGGAGAGCGCCAGGACTCTTTTGAGACGGCCTCGGGCATCACAGAGGACGCCCTCTATACGCCTGAGGACCGCGATGGAGCCGACTACGCTGATCAACTTGGCTACCCGGGTGAGTATCCATACACGCGCGGCGTCCAGCCGACCATGTACCGTGGCCGGCTATGGACGATGCGGCAGTACGCTGGACTCGCCTCTCCTGAAGAGTCAAATCGCCGTTACCATTACCTGATCGAGCACGGACAGACAGGTCTCAGCGTCGCATTCGACCTGCCCACTCAGACAGGGTACGACTCGGACCATCCCATGGCGCAGGGCGAGATCGGCCGGACCGGGGTCCCGATAAGCAGCCTCGCCGACATGGAGACACTGTTCGACGGCATTCCGCTCGACCGCGTAAGCACGTCGATGACGATCAACGCTACGGCGCCGATTCTGCTCGCCCTGTACATCGCTGTCGCCAAGGCGCAAGGCATTGACCCAGCAGGTCTCAACGGCACCATCCAGAACGACATTCTCAAGGAGTACATCGCACGAGGCACATATATCTACCCACCGAAGCCTTCAATGCGCCTGGTAACGGACACGTTCGAGTACTGCTCGGAACACGTGCCGCGATGGAACACCATCAGCATAAGCGGCTACCACATGGCCGAGGCCGGAGCGACAGCCGCACAGGAGTTGGCTTTCACATTCTCCAACGCGATCGCTTACGTTCAGGCGGCGGTCGACGCCGGACTAGACGTTGACAGATTCGCGCCCCGGTTGAGCTTCTTCTTCGTCGCACAGAGTCACCTGTTCGAGGAGATCGCAAAGTTCAGGGCGGCCCGCCGGATGTGGGCCAAGATCATGCGCGAGAGATTCGGGGCGGAGAATCCCAGGTCGTGGACATGCCGTTTCCACACTCAGACTGCGGGCGTCACCCTGACAGCGCAGCAGCCTGACAACAACACGATCCGCACGACGATCCAGGCGCTCGCGGCCATTCTCGGCGGAACTCAGTCACTGCACGTCAACTCCAAGGATGAGGCGCTTGCTCTTCCCACCGAGGAGTCGGTGCAGCTCTCGCTTCGCACCCAGCAGATTCTCGCGTACGAGATGGGCGTCGCCAACACGGTCGATCCGCTGGCGGGTTCGTACTACGTGGAGAGGCTGACCGACGAGGTCGAGGAGAAGGCGTTCGAGTATATCCAGCACATAGACGACCTGGGAGGCGCCCTGTCTGCCCTCGACAACGGCTACCAGATCCAGGAGATCCATGAGAGCGCCTTCAGGCACCAGAAGATGGTCGAGGCGGAGGAGCGGGTAGTCGTTGGAGTCAACAGGTTCCAGGCCCCTACCCCGCCGATTGAGCGCCTGCAGACGATTGGCAGTCTGGAAACTCAAAACCAGTTGGACAGACTGGCACAGATCAGGAGAGACCGGGACGACTCGGTGGTCAGCGCGGCGCTGGCCCGCATCGAAGATGTGGCCCGTGGGTCCGAGAACGTCATGCCCGCGATCATCGAGGCGGTCGAGGCCTACGCTACCCTTGGCGAGATTTCGGACGTCTTCAGGACTGTCTTCGGCGAACAGCATGAGTTCGCGCCGTTCTAG
- a CDS encoding DUF488 domain-containing protein, protein MLARIYTVGHSNHTWEAFSPLLLDNAIELLVDVRSRPVSRFARFSNRRTFPGLLESIGIDYEFMGRPLGGRPEDPTMYDSKGKPDYGKMSTIAEFQIAIDELVGVASQRRTVILCSEGDPKLCHRRLLLGPPLQAAGLELLHIMRDGDVSVELEISNDG, encoded by the coding sequence TTGCTGGCCCGCATCTACACAGTCGGACACAGTAATCACACTTGGGAGGCCTTTTCGCCACTGCTGTTGGACAACGCGATCGAGCTCCTGGTCGATGTCAGATCAAGACCGGTCTCACGGTTCGCTCGATTCTCCAACCGCCGCACGTTTCCAGGGCTGCTCGAGTCTATCGGCATCGATTACGAGTTCATGGGGAGACCTCTCGGCGGCAGGCCAGAAGACCCGACGATGTATGACTCCAAGGGCAAGCCCGACTACGGCAAGATGAGCACGATAGCTGAGTTTCAGATCGCCATAGACGAACTGGTCGGCGTGGCTTCTCAGAGACGTACTGTAATCCTCTGTTCTGAAGGCGATCCCAAGCTGTGCCACCGCCGCCTTCTGCTTGGTCCACCACTACAGGCTGCGGGACTCGAGCTTTTGCATATCATGCGTGACGGAGATGTCAGTGTAGAGCTAGAAATCTCGAACGACGGGTGA
- a CDS encoding histidine phosphatase family protein — protein sequence MLLDLKSDVFSGRIVVLARHAAPGVDTSVPTSRWGLSPEGVASCFEFAASLRRYLPAVVTSSTEPKAVETATAIAEYLRLDVSTRDGLREHSRSGEFLSSAHFHDSIKEFFGGPNEVVYGQESCEELGLRIENEVQAALSSDSVSNAILVTHGTAMTSFIMRHWQVDPFELWKSLGLPAYLAFTVPTFDIVGTSGIDTTLFKKTHSGA from the coding sequence ATGCTATTAGACCTCAAGAGTGACGTATTCTCAGGCAGAATTGTCGTCCTAGCGCGACACGCCGCTCCTGGTGTCGACACGAGCGTACCGACATCCAGATGGGGTCTCAGTCCGGAAGGCGTTGCGAGCTGCTTTGAATTTGCCGCGAGTCTCCGCCGATACCTACCCGCTGTGGTGACGTCGAGCACTGAGCCCAAGGCGGTAGAGACCGCAACAGCCATCGCGGAATATCTAAGACTGGACGTATCAACGCGCGACGGCCTACGAGAACACAGTCGTTCAGGAGAATTTCTGTCCAGTGCTCACTTCCACGACAGTATCAAGGAGTTCTTCGGAGGTCCAAACGAAGTTGTCTACGGGCAGGAGTCCTGCGAAGAGCTGGGACTTCGGATTGAGAACGAAGTTCAAGCAGCCTTGTCGAGTGACTCTGTGAGCAACGCAATACTGGTAACTCACGGCACCGCAATGACGAGCTTCATCATGCGTCACTGGCAGGTGGACCCGTTCGAGCTCTGGAAGTCGCTGGGCCTGCCCGCTTATCTGGCATTCACCGTACCCACCTTTGATATAGTTGGCACGAGTGGAATCGACACGACCCTGTTCAAGAAGACTCACTCCGGAGCCTAG
- a CDS encoding acyl-CoA dehydrogenase family protein, producing the protein MTELLLNEEELMLRNLVREFADAELAPRAAGYDETAEFPWKNMKGLAELGILGLGIDEEYGGSGGSTRQLTIAVEEISRGCAATATVLGAQLSLCTQYINMFGTEGQKREFIPPLVAGEKIGAFALTEPGAGSDAAAMTTMGTKSNGGYVLNGTKTFITNAPEASTMVVMASQDRSLGSRGINSFILECDTPGITVNPLHGKMGIRASSAAEVVFEDCPVPDENRMGNEGDGFRMTMEVLNASRMAIAAQCVGIAQAAYDAALAYIKQREAFGQKLAEFQGMQWYLVDMATSIEAARLLTLKAATLKDEGRPFVTEASMAKLYCSRVAVECADKAVQMHGGVGYFAPTNVERYYRDAKVQEIYEGTSEIQRLIIARNLLRD; encoded by the coding sequence ATGACCGAACTGCTACTCAACGAAGAAGAGCTGATGCTGCGGAACCTCGTGCGCGAGTTCGCCGATGCGGAGCTCGCTCCACGTGCCGCAGGGTACGACGAGACCGCGGAGTTCCCCTGGAAGAACATGAAGGGTCTCGCTGAGCTTGGAATCCTGGGACTTGGCATCGACGAGGAGTACGGCGGCAGTGGAGGCTCCACCCGGCAGCTCACGATTGCAGTCGAAGAGATCTCGCGTGGATGCGCGGCCACCGCGACGGTGCTTGGCGCACAACTCTCGCTCTGTACACAGTACATCAACATGTTCGGCACTGAGGGTCAGAAACGCGAGTTCATTCCGCCCCTGGTGGCCGGCGAGAAGATAGGCGCTTTCGCCCTCACGGAGCCGGGAGCAGGCTCCGATGCCGCCGCGATGACCACCATGGGCACAAAGTCCAACGGTGGGTACGTCCTCAACGGTACCAAGACCTTCATCACCAACGCACCTGAGGCCAGCACGATGGTGGTTATGGCCTCCCAGGACCGCAGCCTCGGCTCCCGCGGCATCAACTCGTTCATCCTCGAGTGCGACACTCCGGGCATTACGGTAAACCCGCTACACGGCAAGATGGGTATTCGTGCATCGTCTGCCGCAGAGGTGGTCTTTGAGGACTGTCCCGTGCCGGACGAGAACCGCATGGGCAACGAGGGCGATGGCTTCCGCATGACAATGGAGGTGCTGAACGCCAGCCGGATGGCGATAGCGGCCCAGTGCGTCGGCATCGCGCAGGCTGCCTACGATGCCGCCCTCGCGTACATCAAGCAACGTGAGGCCTTTGGGCAGAAGCTCGCCGAATTCCAGGGGATGCAGTGGTACCTCGTCGACATGGCAACCAGCATCGAGGCGGCCCGACTGCTCACGCTCAAGGCTGCCACCCTGAAAGACGAAGGCCGGCCCTTCGTCACCGAGGCTTCCATGGCGAAGCTCTACTGCTCGCGGGTCGCCGTCGAGTGCGCCGATAAGGCTGTCCAGATGCACGGCGGAGTCGGTTACTTCGCGCCCACCAATGTCGAACGCTACTATCGCGATGCCAAGGTCCAGGAGATCTACGAGGGCACGTCCGAGATTCAGCGGCTCATCATCGCCCGCAACCTGCTGAGAGACTAA
- a CDS encoding DUF4282 domain-containing protein, whose translation MNDDIRGFLTFRRMITPVLIQIVYWVLTVIAVIGGLVLLVTGDGDERWGGLALLILGPIAIRLYAEIFMVIFRINETLTDIRDQKRDE comes from the coding sequence ATGAACGACGACATCAGGGGATTTCTGACTTTCAGAAGAATGATTACACCAGTCCTCATTCAGATCGTGTATTGGGTACTTACGGTAATTGCAGTCATCGGCGGGCTGGTGTTGTTGGTCACCGGTGATGGCGACGAGAGGTGGGGCGGACTGGCTCTTCTCATACTTGGACCGATTGCCATACGGCTGTATGCAGAGATTTTCATGGTGATCTTCAGGATCAACGAGACCCTCACCGACATAAGGGACCAGAAGCGAGACGAGTAG